The genomic DNA AAGAGCAACGAGCCAAATACTTGGAAGCCAAACGAGAAAAAATGGGCCACCTACTCCCACCGTTGAGTTCCATTAAGGCGAAGTCTGAAGCTAAAGAGTAACTCAAAAGTAGCAGGCCTGTACGACAGATTATTTCACGTCGCCACAAGCCGGCCACCAATCCCTTCGCTGATACCGTGCGTGAGATGCCATGTGCTGCAATAGGATGTAATCCTGGGTGGTTCAAGGACATTCTTGTGGCGATGGATGATTCGAAATTGCATCATTCGGGGTTTGGTGTTTGTTTTTTCAGGTGATCCGCCCGGGATGGTTAAAAGCCGTAGCGATATGGCTTTCGGGAGAAATTTGGAGCCCTGCAGGAAGGCGTTTTTTGTTAACACCGATTGCCTGTCATGATAATATTCTGTGAATTTGACTGGATTCGTCTTGTTGAAAAAATGTGCAGTGCCGATAATATGTATCGAGGGTTTCATCTCTAAAACCCTTTTTGGCGGAAACTTGTTTCACAGCGTATGATGGCACCATTCTTTAAACATTGGCTGCACTGCTTAGCTCTACTGCTGTTATTGGCGGGTGGGCTTCCTGCGAACGCGCTTCTTGCCAGCCTTTCTCAACTCCCGGTTCGAACCGGTGGAACGACTGAGGAAGAGACTCGACATGTTGAAACTGCCGAGCATATTGTTCGTCGAGTTGAAACGCGTCGCCAAAACCGCTTTGCCGGGAGGATCGAGTCTGATCCCTGTTTGAGGAACACACGGTACTCCGCAAAGCAGACGCAAATTCAATATTTCCGAGGCCACCGTCTGGCCAATGGTCTTTGCGCACCAATGCTGACTTAGCATCAATTCCGTCGCCAGCGTCAACGTTTCACGTTGCGCAATCGAACTCTATGGAATTGTTTACTCAACACATGCTAAGTCTTAGACTCAAGGTGCGTTATGCAAAAATTAATGACGGGAATCCACCAGTTTCAGGACAACATCTTCTGTAATCAAGAAGAGTTGTTCACTCGCTTGTCACGTGGTCAACAGCCGCTTGCTCTCTTCATCACCTGCTCAGATTCAAGAATTTGTCCGAATCTTCTTACTCAAACCGAACCGGGCGAACTCTTTATCTTACGTACGGCTGGAAACGTTGTTCCTCCGTATGGTGCAGTTCGAGGAGGAGAGGCGGCGACGATTGAATATGCTGTTTCTGTTCTCAAGGTTCGAGACATTGTCGTCTGTGGACACTCACATTGTGGGGTGATGCAGGCGTTGCTGAATCCAGAAGGGAAGGGGAAACTTCCAGCTGTGGATGAGCTTCTCATGCATGTGGAGTCGACGAAGCGGATCCTCGAAGAGAATTACGCTTCGGTCGAAGATCCTCAGAAACGATTGACTCTTGCTATCGAAGAGAATGTTCTTGTTCAGTTGGAGAATTTAAGAACTCATCCTTCTGTAGTTGCGGCTCTTTCCAGGAAAGAACTGAACCTGCATGGTTGGGTTTATAAATTCGAAACTGGGAAGGTTTTTGGGTTCTCGCATAGCACCGGTCAGTTTGTGACAGTCGACCAGGCTGAAGGTCGGTCTCCACAAGAGCATCGTCAGCCTGTTGCCTCCTAGAGCACTACCGTGCTTTTTTGCCCGTGAAGAAGCTGTTCTCTCTGAGGAACTTCTGGACTTCACGAGGCCGATTTGGCACGCCAATTCGAAGACTGCTCTAGAGCGCTTTCGTGCTTGTGGTGTTCGTGAAGAAGCTGTTCTCGCAGGAGAAACGGTGGACTTTACGAGACAGATTTCACACACCAGCTCGAAATCGGCTCTGGGCTTTGATGAATAGATTTTGTGTTGCATGCCAAGGCATCTCGCAATGGGCGAGTAATCAAGCAGCTTGCTCAGCGGCGTCTTGAATTGCGACCAAAATCCGAGTGTTCTCTTCTCGACCTCAAACTGAATCTATAGGAATAATCCGCATGTCGACTTCTCAAAATTCGAATGACCAACCCGAAGAAACCAGGTCGAACTGGAGGAGTGATCTTCCTGCCTCGATTGTGGTATTTCTTGTCGCTCTTCCCCTGTGTATGGGAATCGCGATTGCCTCTGGAGTCCCTGTTAGTGCAGGTCTTGCTACAGGAATTATTGCCGGAATTGTAGTGGGCAGCCTGAGTGGCTGTGCACTACAGGTCAGTGGTCCTGCGGCTGGCTTGACTGTGATTGTGTATGAAGTTGTCACTCGCCATGGCTTGGAAATGTTAGGCCTGGTTGTGCTGCTTGGTGGTATCTTCCAGTTAGCAGCTGCCACTCTTCATTTAGGGCAATGGTTCCGTGCTGTCTCACCTGCTG from Thalassoglobus polymorphus includes the following:
- a CDS encoding carbonic anhydrase, coding for MQKLMTGIHQFQDNIFCNQEELFTRLSRGQQPLALFITCSDSRICPNLLTQTEPGELFILRTAGNVVPPYGAVRGGEAATIEYAVSVLKVRDIVVCGHSHCGVMQALLNPEGKGKLPAVDELLMHVESTKRILEENYASVEDPQKRLTLAIEENVLVQLENLRTHPSVVAALSRKELNLHGWVYKFETGKVFGFSHSTGQFVTVDQAEGRSPQEHRQPVAS